A genome region from Chloroflexi bacterium ADurb.Bin180 includes the following:
- a CDS encoding hypothetical protein (Transcription termination/antitermination protein NusA), whose protein sequence is MKNEFLIAITQVCAERRLPKEVVLDAIEQALVLAYKRNFGPGLNMQVKIDPQTGKARVFADKTIVDPVVDAQTDISLKEALAVDPTAQVGGTVRVEMTPSNFGRIAAQTAKQVILQRIREAERETQYADWSDRVGEDVLGTIRNIDAAGNVVLSLGRAEAVMPRSEQIPTEHYSVNARLRTYIYEVERTSRGPRIKVSRSHQKLLRRLLENEVPEIFQGTVEIKAIAREPGSRSKVAVSATQAGVDPVGSCVGMRGVRIQNIVNELNGEKIDVVAWAPKETDFVANSLSPAKVEQVWLNEESKTATVVVPDNQLSLAIGKEGQNARLAAKLTGWRIDIKSVTESAGEAERRAQEAAAAAAQAAELAAKREAAAALLAEAERALAEEEKAAAAVEAATVAPVAGEPEPVHVPTEPEPLVAVPAVEAEPEPGQAAPEEAAVATAIAGLKSETEEEEDLELDDKRKKGKPAKKSRTQKGRAKRRHEWEDELAEW, encoded by the coding sequence TTGAAGAACGAGTTTCTCATCGCCATAACTCAGGTGTGTGCCGAACGCCGTCTGCCCAAAGAAGTGGTGCTGGATGCCATTGAGCAGGCGCTGGTCCTGGCCTACAAGCGAAACTTTGGACCGGGCTTGAATATGCAGGTCAAGATCGACCCCCAGACAGGCAAGGCACGCGTTTTCGCTGACAAGACCATTGTCGACCCGGTGGTGGATGCCCAGACCGACATCTCGCTGAAAGAAGCGCTGGCGGTGGATCCGACGGCTCAAGTTGGCGGGACGGTGCGCGTGGAGATGACCCCCAGCAACTTTGGCCGCATCGCCGCTCAGACGGCCAAGCAGGTCATCTTGCAGCGCATCCGCGAGGCCGAGCGCGAAACACAATACGCCGACTGGTCCGACCGGGTGGGCGAAGATGTGCTGGGCACGATTCGCAACATCGATGCGGCCGGCAACGTGGTTCTATCGCTGGGCCGCGCCGAGGCGGTGATGCCGCGCAGCGAGCAGATCCCCACCGAGCACTACTCGGTGAACGCCCGGCTCCGCACCTACATCTATGAGGTCGAGCGAACCAGTCGCGGTCCGCGTATCAAGGTCTCGCGCTCGCACCAAAAGCTGCTGCGCCGGCTGCTGGAAAACGAAGTCCCGGAGATCTTTCAGGGCACGGTGGAGATCAAAGCCATCGCCCGTGAACCAGGCTCGCGCTCCAAGGTTGCCGTGTCGGCGACCCAGGCCGGTGTTGACCCGGTGGGCTCCTGCGTGGGCATGCGCGGCGTGCGCATTCAGAACATTGTCAACGAGCTCAACGGCGAAAAGATCGACGTTGTGGCGTGGGCGCCGAAGGAGACCGATTTCGTAGCGAACTCCCTCAGCCCGGCCAAGGTCGAGCAGGTGTGGCTGAACGAAGAGAGCAAGACCGCCACCGTGGTCGTGCCCGACAACCAGCTTTCGCTGGCCATCGGCAAAGAAGGGCAGAACGCCCGGCTGGCAGCCAAGCTGACCGGCTGGAGAATCGACATCAAGAGCGTGACCGAGTCGGCCGGCGAGGCTGAGCGCAGGGCGCAGGAGGCGGCTGCGGCCGCTGCCCAGGCCGCCGAGCTGGCTGCCAAGCGTGAGGCGGCCGCCGCGCTGCTGGCCGAGGCCGAGCGCGCTCTGGCCGAAGAAGAAAAGGCTGCCGCTGCAGTGGAGGCCGCGACGGTGGCGCCAGTGGCCGGTGAGCCAGAGCCGGTGCACGTTCCCACTGAGCCAGAGCCCCTGGTCGCCGTACCCGCTGTCGAGGCCGAGCCAGAGCCAGGTCAGGCCGCGCCGGAGGAGGCTGCCGTAGCTACGGCCATCGCCGGACTCAAGTCGGAGACCGAAGAGGAAGAGGACTTGGAGCTGGACGACAAGCGCAAGAAGGGCAAGCCAGCCAAGAAGAGCCGCACTCAGAAGGGCCGCGCCAAGAGGCGCCACGAATGGGAGGACGAACTCGCCGAGTGGTAA
- the proS_1 gene encoding Proline--tRNA ligase: MRMSNLFGRTQREVPAEAELVSHRLALRAGLIRPLAAGIYSYLPLGWRVLQRIEQIMRQEMDAIGGQEINMPVVNPAELWQATGRYQAPAPGAALVRFQDRTEHDLVLAMTHEEVVADLLRQEIRSYRQLPLMIYHIQTKFRDEPRPRGGLMRAREFTMKDAYSCHTDAASLDEYYPQMYEAYVNIFARCGVQAVPVPADSGVMGGSTSHEFMLLSEQGEDTLALCPACGYAANLERATFRKQPRVVEPPAPMEEISTPDTRTIAELCQLLGITADRTLKALFYTTGEGEVVMAVIRGDLEANLTKLSNALGGAELRLSTDEELTKAGIVAGYASPIGLNLRVVGDDSLTPGSNWVAGANRAGYHLRNVNYPRDFQVTVVADIAAARSGDACPECGAPLSMAQGIEAGHLFKLGTRYSEALGARFLDRDGQSRPVVMGSYGIGTGRLMQGIIEQNHDEHGIIWPPAVAPYQVHLVALGMTQPEVVQASDELYARLVNGGFEVLYDERDESAGVKFNDADLIGLPWRITVSRKTVAAQSVELKGRRDAAPRLLAASELENALSAAGIVPRKD, encoded by the coding sequence ATGAGGATGTCGAACCTGTTCGGCCGAACGCAGCGCGAGGTGCCGGCAGAGGCCGAGCTGGTCAGTCACCGGCTGGCGCTGCGCGCTGGCCTGATCCGGCCGCTGGCGGCCGGCATCTACAGCTACCTGCCGCTGGGCTGGCGCGTGCTGCAGCGAATCGAGCAGATCATGCGCCAGGAGATGGACGCCATCGGCGGGCAGGAAATCAACATGCCGGTGGTCAATCCGGCCGAGCTCTGGCAGGCTACCGGCCGCTACCAGGCCCCGGCGCCCGGAGCGGCGCTGGTGCGCTTTCAGGACCGGACCGAGCACGACCTGGTGCTGGCGATGACCCACGAGGAGGTCGTGGCCGACCTGCTGCGCCAGGAGATCCGCTCCTACCGCCAACTGCCGCTGATGATCTATCACATTCAAACCAAGTTCCGCGACGAGCCCCGGCCGCGCGGCGGCCTGATGCGGGCGCGCGAATTCACCATGAAGGACGCCTATAGCTGCCACACGGACGCCGCCTCGCTGGACGAATACTATCCGCAGATGTATGAAGCTTATGTCAATATCTTTGCGCGCTGCGGCGTTCAGGCCGTGCCCGTGCCGGCCGATTCGGGGGTGATGGGCGGCAGCACCTCGCACGAGTTTATGCTGCTATCGGAGCAGGGCGAGGACACACTGGCCCTCTGCCCGGCCTGCGGCTATGCCGCCAACCTGGAGCGGGCCACCTTTCGCAAGCAGCCGAGGGTGGTTGAGCCGCCAGCGCCGATGGAAGAAATCTCGACTCCCGACACCAGGACCATCGCCGAGCTGTGCCAGCTCCTGGGCATCACCGCGGACCGTACGCTCAAAGCCCTCTTTTACACCACCGGAGAGGGTGAGGTAGTGATGGCCGTCATCCGCGGCGACCTGGAAGCGAACCTGACCAAACTGTCGAACGCGCTGGGCGGCGCCGAGCTGCGCCTGTCCACCGACGAGGAGTTGACCAAGGCCGGCATCGTGGCCGGCTATGCCTCGCCCATTGGGCTCAACCTGCGCGTGGTCGGCGACGACTCGCTCACCCCGGGCAGCAACTGGGTGGCCGGGGCCAACCGCGCCGGCTATCACCTGCGCAACGTCAACTACCCGCGAGATTTTCAGGTGACGGTAGTAGCCGACATCGCTGCGGCCCGCTCGGGAGACGCCTGCCCCGAGTGCGGGGCACCGCTGAGTATGGCCCAGGGCATCGAGGCCGGGCACCTGTTCAAGCTGGGCACCCGCTACAGCGAGGCTCTGGGAGCGCGATTTCTGGACCGCGACGGCCAGTCGCGGCCGGTGGTGATGGGCTCTTACGGCATCGGCACGGGCCGGCTGATGCAGGGCATCATCGAGCAGAACCACGACGAGCATGGCATCATCTGGCCGCCCGCTGTGGCTCCCTACCAGGTGCATCTGGTGGCCCTGGGGATGACCCAGCCCGAGGTAGTGCAGGCCAGCGACGAGCTCTACGCCCGGCTCGTGAACGGCGGTTTCGAGGTGCTTTATGACGAGCGCGACGAGAGCGCCGGCGTCAAGTTCAACGATGCCGACTTGATTGGCCTGCCCTGGCGGATCACGGTCAGCCGCAAGACCGTTGCCGCGCAGAGCGTCGAGCTTAAAGGCCGCCGAGATGCCGCTCCGCGACTGCTCGCTGCCAGCGAGCTGGAAAACGCCCTTTCCGCCGCCGGAATAGTGCCCCGAAAGGATTGA